A stretch of Myxococcus hansupus DNA encodes these proteins:
- a CDS encoding protease inhibitor I42 family protein — protein sequence MAKPKSGAKKTTPAGKAGAKPAAKKDSAARLDLIKNASKRVAKAATKLAKAASDVSKGAKGAVKKAVQEKATAKKAAPAGKTASAAKAAPAAKAAAKAPPAKAPAAAKSAAGGKSGKASAAPSIPVAPPVEKPRPRATKLPPPGEPLTKRELEQLLTAGEGCGVTGEGSLKGRLVVTNDMPHLVVVGRDKRELTFLLQGPDQEVLPAYVDHKVSVVGLIRKTTNHSGVIDVRKYSAKKPDAEVVEATPVETEARLRYLSPGEVSMVTAAGMGAGIKGFAGVRGNLEMMGEEYILVVSNGGTRQQVSFIIEGKAAGKSLRKHVGYTLQVQGVVDKTSGWGGRISAENVEPRPSETRAVSRDEMELVHIEGEVPTSVDVRLNHGLTVRLPEQPGFTWAIEPTMAKRVGLREANFEPAPEDGPGTREFFFTPRNPGSFEMEFFLAKALSPGLVDRSFKINVTVKP from the coding sequence ATGGCCAAGCCCAAGTCTGGGGCCAAGAAGACGACTCCCGCTGGCAAGGCTGGCGCAAAGCCCGCTGCGAAGAAGGACTCCGCTGCCCGGCTGGACCTGATCAAGAACGCCTCAAAACGGGTGGCAAAGGCGGCGACGAAATTGGCGAAAGCGGCATCGGATGTTTCGAAGGGGGCCAAGGGCGCGGTGAAGAAGGCCGTGCAGGAGAAGGCCACCGCGAAGAAGGCCGCACCGGCGGGCAAGACGGCGTCCGCGGCCAAGGCGGCTCCGGCCGCGAAGGCCGCCGCGAAAGCCCCTCCGGCGAAGGCGCCTGCCGCCGCGAAGTCCGCAGCGGGTGGCAAGTCGGGCAAGGCGAGCGCTGCTCCCTCGATTCCCGTCGCGCCTCCCGTGGAGAAGCCGAGGCCTCGCGCCACCAAGCTTCCTCCGCCGGGCGAGCCCCTCACCAAGCGTGAGTTGGAGCAGCTCCTGACGGCGGGCGAAGGCTGCGGCGTCACGGGCGAGGGCAGCCTCAAGGGCCGCCTGGTGGTGACCAACGACATGCCGCACCTGGTGGTCGTGGGCCGTGACAAGCGCGAGCTGACCTTCCTCCTCCAGGGGCCGGATCAGGAAGTGCTCCCGGCCTATGTGGACCACAAGGTCTCGGTCGTCGGTCTCATCCGCAAGACGACCAACCACAGCGGCGTCATCGACGTGCGCAAGTACTCGGCCAAGAAGCCGGATGCCGAGGTCGTGGAGGCCACCCCCGTCGAGACGGAGGCGCGGCTGCGCTACCTGTCTCCCGGCGAGGTCTCCATGGTGACGGCGGCCGGCATGGGCGCGGGCATCAAGGGCTTCGCGGGCGTGCGCGGCAACCTGGAGATGATGGGCGAGGAGTACATCCTCGTCGTCTCCAACGGCGGCACGCGCCAGCAGGTGTCCTTCATCATCGAGGGCAAGGCCGCGGGCAAGTCGCTCCGCAAGCACGTGGGCTACACGCTCCAGGTGCAGGGCGTCGTCGACAAGACGTCGGGCTGGGGTGGCCGTATCTCGGCGGAGAACGTCGAGCCGCGCCCCTCCGAGACGCGCGCCGTGTCCCGCGACGAGATGGAGCTGGTGCACATCGAGGGAGAGGTCCCCACGTCCGTGGACGTGCGCCTCAACCACGGCCTCACCGTTCGCCTGCCCGAACAGCCTGGGTTCACCTGGGCCATCGAGCCGACCATGGCCAAGCGCGTGGGCCTGCGCGAAGCCAACTTCGAACCCGCCCCCGAGGACGGTCCCGGGACCCGCGAGTTCTTCTTCACGCCCCGCAACCCGGGCAGCTTCGAAATGGAGTTCTTCCTGGCCAAGGCGCTCTCGCCCGGGCTGGTGGATCGCTCCTTCAAAATCAACGTTACGGTCAAGCCCTGA
- the rnr gene encoding ribonuclease R has protein sequence MILSPEILKQLLAEADHPLGIKELLRLAGLHPGQQTVLKRMLRELVRQGDILKEGKRFVPRMPSRREPDARAREQGGALAWRQAGPESPGRRREGPPQGGDFRKKGPHAGPGGFAARRQDAGGRGKGAGWQGRDAGRDRHAGSKHGGFRGGQGEGPFRRGRFDASDGQDLLEGILHVHRDGFGFVHPLGGEGDNVFLPPHEAQRALDNDRVVVSVSGRPPRLEGRLVRVVQRRRELAVGTYAVKGRYAIVYPTDTSLPGPIRVPLTQMARDGDLVKVQLGIGAQLLDPDRGLHGEVAGSLGKPGSPGAEVLGVAYSQGFSDEFPPEVMVEADHYAVTVSEAEAQGEHRKDLRSLPLITIDGEDARDFDDAVYVEDQADGWRLVVAIADVSHYVREDSALNTEALRRATSVYLPDRVLPMLPERLSNGICSLRPDEDRLCMVADMTFDRRGHRRTYELYPAVMRSAARCTYNEVQDVLDGQDVPHRNAFKPHFERLMSLARALMKMRKERGAIDFDLPEHKVVLGEDGLPLRMDKRERKDSHRLIEECMLAANEAVARFFQDEGLPTVYRFHGEPDPEKLATFAGLAEAYGFKLRVDDGVSSKELDAFISQLQGHPEQRALNQLLLRSMMQAVYTATDVGHYGLAAEYYLHFTSPIRRYPDLLVHRLLKAHWARRGRNPSPSMLEREEEQLEDMSAQCSERERAAMQVEREVVSFYACLMMKDRVGEEFAATVAAITDFGFFVELDEVHVEGLVKAETLGPGAKLDKLTHSLVYANGRRVRVGQKLRVRLTSVNVTAKKIDFEALQFDGEAMLSRAEGAGAQPPRRRQAWMAEAPARGERGGHREHAGRPGRREREAAASRSTQETHAEVSSKGPRGRFSREGRREEAAPHRKEPRFPPQADEAQTPRPSEESPWAKRRTFIRPELPAEQAPPAPVDVPAAAPAPWEAPSTDGSSSPHPGFDRLRALASQRHRGSEGRGAPPHSKPVQKPQGGQGARFPAPRPRVETESDRVFSMEPPAGLSPEVPVAEERRGFEGPAAVPPSREVAEVGSESRARVEPREAAAVPVPAETASTAPANASEAKAKTVPAEAKPSTDKVQTPRAEVTPFAAKPKKATPAATQPTSAANLGRAAKAAAAVKPPMAKEQPPRAEVTSSTAKGKKATPAATQPTSVENLNRAMKAAAAATRPTAKVQTPRAEVMPSTAKAKKATAAAKQSNAAENKAKAKKATAAAKPPKAAENRGTAKARTTAAAGKPPLATPSMPSGKAKATSAAAKLPKSVEKTSSAAAKLPKSAAKTSLATTKPSTRPAKTSSAAAKLPKSAAKTSSAAAKPVTRPANTSVAKAKKPAAAAKSTSAKAKKATAASKPSKAPAAKKAESARAATKTPKTAAAKKRSAPSKKR, from the coding sequence GTGATTCTTTCTCCAGAAATCCTCAAGCAGCTCCTCGCTGAAGCAGACCACCCGCTGGGCATCAAAGAGCTTCTCCGGCTCGCGGGCCTGCACCCTGGGCAACAGACGGTGCTCAAGCGCATGTTGCGCGAGCTCGTCCGTCAGGGCGACATCCTCAAGGAAGGCAAGCGCTTCGTTCCCCGCATGCCCTCACGGCGTGAGCCTGATGCTCGCGCCCGGGAGCAGGGGGGCGCCCTCGCGTGGCGTCAGGCTGGCCCGGAGTCCCCGGGCCGGCGCCGGGAGGGTCCGCCTCAGGGCGGGGACTTCCGGAAGAAGGGACCGCATGCGGGCCCCGGTGGCTTCGCGGCGCGCCGCCAGGACGCGGGGGGGCGTGGCAAGGGCGCCGGGTGGCAGGGCCGGGACGCGGGGCGTGACCGCCACGCGGGCTCGAAGCACGGTGGCTTCCGCGGCGGCCAGGGCGAGGGCCCGTTCCGGCGCGGCCGGTTCGACGCGTCCGACGGGCAGGATCTGCTCGAGGGCATCCTTCACGTCCACCGGGATGGCTTTGGCTTCGTCCATCCGCTGGGCGGCGAGGGCGACAACGTCTTCCTGCCGCCGCACGAAGCGCAGCGGGCGCTCGACAATGACCGGGTGGTGGTGTCCGTTTCGGGCCGTCCGCCTCGCCTGGAAGGGCGACTGGTGCGGGTGGTGCAGCGTCGGCGTGAGCTGGCGGTGGGCACCTATGCGGTGAAGGGCCGCTACGCCATCGTGTACCCCACGGACACGAGCCTGCCGGGCCCCATTCGCGTTCCGCTGACGCAGATGGCGCGGGACGGAGACCTGGTGAAGGTCCAGTTGGGCATCGGTGCCCAGTTGTTGGATCCGGACCGGGGGCTGCACGGCGAGGTTGCGGGCTCTTTGGGCAAGCCCGGGTCGCCCGGCGCCGAGGTCCTGGGCGTCGCGTACTCGCAGGGGTTCTCCGACGAGTTCCCTCCCGAGGTCATGGTCGAGGCGGACCACTACGCCGTCACGGTGTCGGAGGCCGAGGCCCAGGGCGAGCACCGGAAGGACCTGCGCTCCCTGCCGCTCATCACCATCGACGGTGAGGATGCGCGCGACTTCGACGACGCCGTCTACGTGGAGGACCAGGCGGACGGTTGGCGGCTGGTGGTGGCCATCGCGGACGTGTCGCACTACGTCCGGGAAGACAGCGCGCTGAACACGGAGGCCCTGCGGCGCGCCACGTCCGTGTATCTGCCGGACCGGGTGCTGCCCATGTTGCCGGAGCGGCTGAGCAACGGCATCTGCTCCCTGCGCCCGGATGAAGACCGGCTGTGCATGGTGGCGGACATGACGTTCGACCGCCGGGGCCACCGGCGCACCTATGAACTGTACCCGGCGGTGATGCGCAGCGCGGCGCGGTGCACGTACAACGAGGTGCAGGACGTCCTCGACGGTCAGGACGTGCCGCACCGCAACGCGTTCAAGCCGCACTTCGAGCGGTTGATGTCGCTGGCCCGCGCGCTGATGAAGATGCGCAAGGAGCGCGGCGCCATCGACTTCGACCTGCCCGAGCACAAGGTGGTGCTGGGGGAGGACGGCCTCCCGCTGCGCATGGACAAGCGCGAGCGCAAGGACAGCCATCGGCTCATCGAGGAGTGCATGCTCGCCGCCAACGAGGCGGTCGCGCGGTTCTTCCAGGACGAAGGGCTGCCCACGGTGTACCGGTTCCATGGCGAGCCGGACCCGGAGAAGCTGGCCACCTTCGCCGGTCTCGCGGAGGCCTACGGCTTCAAGCTCCGCGTCGATGACGGCGTGTCGTCGAAGGAGCTGGACGCGTTCATCAGCCAGCTCCAGGGCCACCCGGAGCAGCGCGCGCTGAACCAACTGCTGCTGCGCTCCATGATGCAGGCCGTGTACACCGCGACGGACGTGGGCCACTACGGTCTGGCGGCGGAGTACTACCTGCACTTCACCTCGCCCATCCGGCGCTATCCGGACCTGCTGGTGCACCGGCTGCTCAAGGCGCACTGGGCGCGGCGGGGACGCAATCCGTCGCCGTCCATGCTGGAGCGTGAGGAGGAGCAGCTCGAGGACATGTCGGCGCAGTGCTCGGAGCGTGAGCGCGCGGCGATGCAGGTCGAGCGCGAGGTGGTGTCCTTCTACGCGTGCTTGATGATGAAGGACCGCGTGGGGGAGGAGTTCGCCGCCACGGTGGCCGCCATCACCGACTTTGGTTTCTTCGTCGAGCTGGACGAAGTGCATGTCGAGGGCCTGGTGAAGGCGGAGACGCTGGGGCCGGGCGCGAAGCTGGACAAGCTGACGCATTCGCTGGTGTACGCGAATGGCCGCCGCGTGCGTGTGGGGCAGAAGCTCCGCGTGCGCCTGACGTCCGTCAACGTGACGGCGAAGAAGATCGACTTCGAGGCGCTCCAGTTCGACGGCGAGGCGATGCTAAGCCGCGCGGAAGGAGCTGGGGCGCAGCCGCCGCGCCGTCGTCAGGCGTGGATGGCCGAAGCCCCCGCGCGTGGGGAGCGGGGAGGGCATCGCGAGCACGCTGGACGGCCGGGTCGCCGGGAGCGCGAGGCCGCCGCGAGCCGGAGCACGCAGGAGACTCACGCTGAGGTCTCGTCCAAGGGCCCGCGTGGGCGTTTCTCCCGCGAGGGGCGTCGGGAGGAGGCCGCGCCGCACCGGAAGGAGCCGCGTTTCCCGCCCCAGGCCGACGAGGCGCAGACGCCTCGGCCTTCCGAGGAGTCGCCGTGGGCCAAGCGCCGGACGTTCATCCGGCCGGAGCTGCCCGCGGAACAGGCACCTCCGGCTCCGGTCGATGTGCCCGCGGCGGCTCCTGCTCCGTGGGAGGCGCCGTCGACGGATGGTTCCTCGTCACCGCACCCCGGGTTCGACAGGCTTCGGGCGCTGGCCTCACAGCGGCACCGTGGGAGCGAAGGCCGAGGCGCGCCGCCGCATTCGAAGCCCGTCCAGAAGCCGCAGGGTGGGCAGGGGGCTCGGTTCCCCGCGCCGCGTCCCCGGGTGGAGACGGAGTCCGACAGGGTCTTCTCCATGGAGCCTCCAGCGGGCCTCTCGCCGGAGGTGCCCGTCGCTGAAGAGCGCCGTGGATTCGAAGGTCCGGCCGCAGTGCCTCCGTCGCGAGAGGTCGCGGAGGTGGGCTCGGAATCGAGGGCCCGCGTGGAACCGCGTGAGGCGGCAGCGGTGCCTGTGCCTGCCGAAACCGCGTCCACGGCCCCTGCGAACGCGTCCGAGGCCAAGGCGAAGACGGTTCCTGCTGAGGCGAAGCCGTCCACGGACAAGGTGCAGACGCCTCGGGCTGAGGTGACGCCGTTCGCGGCCAAACCCAAGAAGGCGACCCCCGCGGCGACGCAGCCCACGTCCGCTGCGAACCTGGGCAGGGCGGCGAAGGCTGCCGCTGCTGTGAAGCCGCCCATGGCCAAGGAACAGCCGCCTCGGGCTGAGGTGACGTCCTCCACGGCCAAGGGGAAGAAGGCGACCCCTGCGGCGACGCAGCCCACGTCCGTTGAGAACCTGAACAGGGCGATGAAGGCGGCCGCTGCGGCGACGCGGCCCACGGCCAAGGTGCAGACGCCTCGGGCTGAGGTGATGCCGTCCACGGCCAAGGCGAAGAAGGCGACCGCTGCGGCGAAGCAGTCCAATGCCGCAGAGAACAAGGCCAAGGCGAAGAAGGCGACCGCTGCGGCGAAGCCTCCCAAGGCCGCGGAGAACAGGGGCACCGCGAAGGCAAGGACGACTGCGGCCGCAGGAAAGCCGCCCTTGGCGACGCCATCCATGCCTTCGGGCAAGGCCAAGGCGACTTCCGCTGCGGCGAAGCTGCCCAAGTCCGTGGAGAAGACGTCCTCGGCCGCGGCGAAGCTGCCCAAGTCCGCGGCGAAGACGTCCTTGGCTACGACAAAGCCCTCCACGCGTCCTGCGAAGACTTCCTCGGCTGCGGCGAAGCTACCTAAGTCCGCAGCGAAGACGTCCTCGGCTGCGGCAAAGCCTGTCACGCGTCCTGCGAACACGTCCGTGGCCAAGGCGAAGAAGCCCGCCGCTGCGGCGAAGTCGACCTCGGCCAAGGCAAAGAAGGCCACTGCCGCGTCGAAGCCATCCAAGGCGCCTGCAGCGAAGAAGGCTGAGTCCGCGCGCGCGGCCACGAAGACACCGAAGACCGCAGCCGCGAAGAAGCGGTCTGCTCCGAGCAAGAAACGCTGA
- a CDS encoding head GIN domain-containing protein → MRITKAEAWVGTVLLTVALSACSAGPYVDGNGDLVEEERRTSSFEEVYVSDGIAAIVEVDPAQPHRVIVEGDSNLVALMRTDVHSRGRLRVQFLSEDVGQWESKNPLRVRVTVPMLRGIERSGGGNVDLRGTIAAPSFQLITSGGGRVRAEGLSVERMTLETSGGAETTLSGHVAALDSEMSGGGKLYGSGLRVNDARLESSGGGSTELQVVDTLRVEASGGANITIFGTPVVIQRDLSGGSTLRFE, encoded by the coding sequence ATGCGCATCACGAAGGCAGAGGCCTGGGTCGGCACCGTATTGCTCACGGTGGCGCTCAGCGCCTGTTCGGCCGGGCCGTACGTCGACGGCAATGGCGACCTGGTGGAAGAGGAGCGGCGGACGTCCTCGTTCGAGGAGGTCTATGTGAGTGACGGCATCGCCGCCATCGTCGAGGTGGACCCGGCGCAGCCCCACCGAGTCATCGTGGAGGGCGACAGCAACCTGGTGGCCCTCATGCGCACCGACGTCCATTCCCGTGGCCGGTTGCGGGTCCAATTCCTCTCGGAGGACGTGGGCCAATGGGAGTCGAAGAACCCGCTGCGCGTCCGCGTCACGGTGCCGATGCTGCGAGGCATTGAACGCTCAGGTGGCGGCAACGTGGACCTGCGCGGGACGATTGCGGCCCCCTCCTTCCAGCTCATCACGAGCGGCGGTGGCAGGGTTCGGGCCGAGGGGCTCTCGGTGGAGCGCATGACGCTGGAGACCAGCGGCGGTGCGGAGACCACCCTCTCCGGACACGTCGCGGCGTTGGACAGCGAGATGTCGGGAGGCGGCAAGCTGTACGGCTCGGGCCTGCGGGTCAACGACGCGCGCCTGGAGTCCAGCGGGGGCGGCAGCACGGAGCTGCAGGTCGTCGACACCTTGCGTGTCGAGGCATCCGGGGGCGCGAACATCACCATCTTCGGTACGCCGGTGGTGATTCAACGGGACCTCTCGGGCGGCTCGACGCTGCGGTTCGAGTAA
- a CDS encoding metallophosphoesterase codes for MLIGLGAVLGHLYLYRRLVRQLVHGRLARLLAMGVLVVMTGVLGNRRTVVDLLPEGAEGPLSMAMYTWMGVALCLVIALVLTDAGRALMALVQRLRRRPLPEPTPREAEAPLAPHVDEERRRFLGQAVAGGAFVAGGGLAAYGSWRAFSPPIVTELAVKIPKLPKALDGLSIVQLTDIHVGHFIQRRYMDALVQQANALRPDLFAITGDLVDGDVPSLGGHVAALAALKSRYGSYFVTGNHDYYSGDEEWSAFLESLGIEVLRNRHVRIGDAGASLDLVGVDDWSGGRRRNKKGYDLDQALAGRDPDRAAVLLAHQPANFKVAAERGMDLQISGHTHGGQLVPMTFLIGLAWEHSAGLYAHGDSNIYVSRGCGFWGPPMRVGSPPEIVKLVLTA; via the coding sequence ATGCTCATCGGGCTCGGCGCGGTGCTGGGCCACCTGTACCTGTACCGGCGGCTCGTCCGGCAGCTCGTGCATGGCCGCCTGGCTCGCCTGCTGGCCATGGGCGTACTGGTGGTGATGACGGGCGTGCTGGGGAACCGGCGCACCGTGGTGGACCTGCTCCCCGAGGGCGCCGAGGGCCCGCTCTCCATGGCGATGTACACCTGGATGGGCGTGGCGCTGTGCCTCGTCATCGCGCTGGTGCTGACGGACGCGGGACGCGCGCTCATGGCCCTCGTCCAGCGGCTGCGGCGCCGGCCCCTGCCCGAACCCACGCCCCGTGAAGCCGAGGCCCCGCTCGCGCCGCACGTCGACGAGGAACGGCGGCGCTTCCTGGGTCAGGCCGTGGCAGGCGGTGCCTTCGTGGCCGGTGGAGGTCTGGCCGCCTACGGAAGCTGGCGTGCCTTCTCGCCGCCCATCGTCACCGAGCTGGCGGTGAAGATTCCCAAGCTCCCCAAGGCGCTGGACGGATTGAGCATCGTGCAGCTCACCGACATCCACGTGGGCCACTTCATCCAGCGCCGCTACATGGACGCGCTCGTCCAACAGGCCAACGCGCTCCGCCCCGACCTGTTCGCCATCACCGGAGACCTGGTGGATGGCGACGTGCCCTCGCTGGGCGGCCACGTCGCCGCGCTCGCGGCGCTGAAGTCCCGCTATGGCAGCTACTTCGTCACCGGCAATCACGACTACTACTCGGGGGACGAGGAGTGGTCGGCGTTCCTGGAGTCGCTCGGCATCGAGGTGCTGCGCAACCGACACGTGCGCATCGGTGACGCGGGGGCCTCGCTCGACCTGGTGGGCGTGGACGACTGGAGCGGGGGCCGGCGGCGCAACAAGAAGGGCTACGACTTGGACCAGGCGCTCGCGGGCCGGGATCCCGACCGCGCCGCGGTGCTGCTCGCGCACCAGCCCGCGAACTTCAAGGTCGCCGCCGAGCGCGGCATGGACCTCCAGATTTCCGGGCACACCCACGGTGGACAGTTGGTGCCCATGACGTTCCTCATCGGACTCGCCTGGGAGCACTCCGCCGGGCTGTACGCACATGGGGACTCGAACATCTACGTCAGCCGGGGCTGCGGCTTCTGGGGCCCGCCCATGCGGGTCGGCAGCCCGCCGGAGATCGTCAAGCTCGTGCTGACGGCATGA
- a CDS encoding SDR family oxidoreductase, producing MDKVIVITGASGGIGAELARQAGRQGARLVLAARRKAELEAVAAQCGSEALAVVTDATRRDEMERLRDAALARFGRIDVWVNNAGRGITRSVAELTDADLEAMWRDNVNTALYGMQAVLPHFQARDAGQIVNVSSTLGRLPMVPHRSAYSAAKHALNALSACLRQDLRETHPGITVTVVMPGVVATAFGDNALGGGPDSRTLPGAQRVEDAAKVILDVIEHPRAEVYTQASTQAQVERYYRDVGDFEQGAR from the coding sequence ATGGACAAGGTCATCGTCATCACGGGCGCGAGCGGTGGAATCGGCGCGGAGCTGGCGCGGCAGGCAGGTCGGCAGGGCGCCCGGCTGGTGCTGGCCGCGCGCCGGAAGGCGGAGCTGGAGGCCGTGGCGGCGCAATGCGGAAGCGAAGCGCTGGCGGTGGTCACCGATGCGACCCGTCGAGACGAAATGGAGCGGCTGCGTGACGCGGCGCTCGCGCGCTTTGGCCGTATCGACGTGTGGGTGAACAACGCGGGCCGAGGCATCACCCGTTCCGTGGCGGAGCTCACGGACGCGGACCTCGAGGCCATGTGGCGTGACAACGTGAACACCGCGCTCTACGGCATGCAGGCGGTGCTGCCGCACTTCCAGGCACGCGACGCCGGGCAGATCGTCAACGTCTCCAGCACGCTAGGGCGGCTGCCCATGGTTCCGCACCGGTCCGCGTACAGCGCGGCGAAGCACGCGCTCAACGCGCTCAGCGCGTGTCTGCGTCAGGACCTGCGTGAGACGCACCCAGGCATCACCGTCACGGTGGTGATGCCGGGCGTGGTCGCCACGGCCTTTGGCGACAATGCGCTGGGTGGGGGCCCCGACTCCCGCACGTTGCCGGGGGCGCAGCGCGTCGAGGACGCCGCGAAGGTCATCCTCGACGTCATCGAACACCCGCGCGCGGAGGTCTACACGCAGGCTTCGACGCAGGCCCAGGTCGAGCGGTACTACCGCGACGTGGGCGATTTCGAGCAGGGTGCTCGTTAG
- a CDS encoding DUF3185 family protein, with amino-acid sequence MSVVRLLGVMLAIAGAVLLWSGLKARDSLAERATELITGRNTDQTTLYLAGGGAALVGGLVMVLAGGGRRRRR; translated from the coding sequence GTGAGTGTCGTCCGGCTGCTGGGAGTCATGCTCGCCATCGCGGGTGCGGTGTTGCTCTGGTCTGGACTCAAGGCCCGGGACTCGCTCGCGGAGCGAGCCACGGAGCTCATCACGGGGCGGAACACGGACCAGACCACGCTGTACCTCGCGGGCGGCGGCGCGGCGCTCGTGGGAGGCCTCGTGATGGTGCTCGCGGGCGGGGGCAGGCGCCGTCGGCGCTGA
- a CDS encoding tetratricopeptide repeat protein: MKRLGKVGLLVGALALGGTVVGCKAEDDTAKKHRVTGSDHLSKKEYKEAIAAYALSLQADPKQEKVWEKKAFAHMQIGQMNEAAESVLKMGEFKTAPAEKAEIYRTLASMYMTGGTTEEAEKYFNEALKLEPKDEASLGWIAEIYAQRGGARSMGAPIIKEALDKSLGYYDQVIALNPNSANTYLNKRVVMGRLMEFERQQKEMALSEATENAKDKAIVAEANARAEEHQKRMDEYQVQFGEMTKKFSEAQKAAKAAAPAP; this comes from the coding sequence ATGAAGCGCCTGGGAAAAGTCGGACTGCTGGTCGGAGCGCTCGCGCTGGGTGGCACCGTCGTCGGCTGTAAGGCCGAGGATGACACCGCGAAGAAGCACCGGGTCACCGGCAGCGACCACCTCAGCAAGAAGGAGTACAAGGAGGCCATCGCGGCCTACGCCCTGTCGCTCCAGGCCGACCCGAAGCAGGAGAAGGTCTGGGAGAAGAAGGCCTTCGCCCACATGCAGATCGGGCAGATGAACGAGGCCGCCGAGTCCGTGCTCAAGATGGGTGAGTTCAAGACGGCGCCCGCCGAGAAGGCCGAGATCTACCGGACGCTGGCCAGCATGTACATGACGGGCGGCACGACCGAAGAGGCCGAGAAATACTTCAACGAGGCCCTGAAGCTCGAGCCGAAGGACGAGGCGTCCCTGGGGTGGATCGCGGAGATCTACGCGCAGCGCGGCGGCGCCCGCTCCATGGGTGCGCCCATCATCAAGGAGGCCCTGGACAAGTCGCTCGGCTATTACGACCAGGTCATCGCCCTCAACCCGAACTCGGCCAACACGTACCTCAACAAGCGCGTGGTAATGGGCCGCCTGATGGAGTTCGAGCGGCAGCAGAAGGAGATGGCGCTGTCCGAGGCGACGGAGAACGCGAAGGACAAGGCCATCGTCGCCGAGGCCAACGCGCGCGCCGAGGAGCACCAGAAGCGCATGGACGAGTACCAGGTGCAGTTCGGCGAGATGACGAAGAAGTTCAGTGAGGCCCAGAAGGCCGCGAAGGCGGCGGCGCCCGCGCCGTAG
- the glp gene encoding gephyrin-like molybdotransferase Glp: MNDSATLLPEEEARSRILALCAPLPTEWLALDDALGRVLAEDVAAQRTLPPWDNSAMDGYAVRSADLTGPLPTRLTVGETVYAGATPARALEPGVCARIMTGAPLPEGADAVVMRERTRPAGNNGADQVEILEAVTPGHFVRPRGEDAREGQVLLEGGTPLGIPELGLLWGQGRQSAPVHRAPRVAILSTGDELCHVDEPPQGRIVDTNAPSLALAVRRAGGIPTLLGIARDTRDSVGAALSRADGFDVVITSAGVSVGERDYVKEVLAAMGVEQHLWRVAIKPGKPLVVGRRGATLFFGLPGNPTSSLVTFELFVRPALRRLLGHAPRAPGRVPGRLEGRLSKPVGLSHFVRVTAAWREGSLWARPLATQTSGVLRSAAAATHLLHFPREASSLDEGDAVELLPLSWVA; this comes from the coding sequence ATGAACGACTCCGCCACTTTGCTCCCGGAGGAAGAAGCCCGCTCGCGGATCCTCGCGCTGTGCGCCCCCCTGCCCACAGAGTGGCTGGCGCTGGACGATGCCCTGGGCCGGGTGCTCGCCGAGGACGTGGCGGCGCAGCGGACCCTTCCCCCCTGGGACAACTCGGCCATGGACGGCTACGCCGTACGCAGCGCCGATCTCACCGGTCCCCTGCCCACCCGGCTCACCGTGGGGGAGACCGTGTACGCCGGGGCGACCCCGGCCCGGGCCCTGGAGCCCGGCGTGTGCGCCCGCATCATGACGGGGGCCCCCCTGCCCGAGGGCGCCGACGCGGTGGTGATGCGGGAGCGGACCCGGCCGGCCGGGAACAACGGCGCGGATCAGGTGGAGATCCTGGAAGCGGTGACGCCTGGCCACTTCGTGCGGCCCCGGGGCGAGGATGCCCGTGAGGGCCAGGTGCTCCTGGAGGGTGGCACCCCGCTGGGCATCCCGGAGCTGGGGCTGCTCTGGGGCCAAGGGCGGCAGAGCGCCCCCGTCCATCGCGCGCCCCGGGTGGCCATCCTCTCCACGGGGGACGAGCTGTGCCACGTGGATGAACCGCCCCAAGGCCGCATCGTGGACACCAACGCCCCGTCGCTGGCGCTGGCGGTCCGGAGGGCGGGCGGCATCCCCACGCTGCTGGGCATCGCCCGGGACACCCGGGACTCCGTGGGGGCGGCGCTGTCCCGCGCGGACGGGTTCGACGTGGTGATCACCAGCGCCGGCGTGTCCGTGGGTGAGCGGGACTACGTGAAGGAGGTCCTGGCCGCGATGGGCGTGGAGCAGCACCTGTGGCGCGTCGCCATCAAGCCGGGCAAGCCACTGGTGGTGGGCCGGCGCGGTGCCACCCTGTTCTTCGGACTCCCGGGCAACCCGACGTCGTCCCTGGTGACCTTCGAACTCTTCGTCCGCCCTGCCCTCCGCCGCCTCCTGGGCCACGCCCCCAGGGCGCCCGGCCGGGTCCCCGGACGCCTGGAAGGCCGCCTGTCGAAGCCCGTCGGCCTGTCACACTTCGTGCGGGTCACGGCCGCTTGGAGAGAAGGCAGCCTCTGGGCCCGTCCACTGGCGACGCAAACGTCCGGTGTTCTGCGCTCTGCCGCCGCGGCGACCCATCTGCTGCACTTCCCCCGGGAAGCGAGC